One Nostoc sp. UHCC 0302 DNA window includes the following coding sequences:
- a CDS encoding PEP-CTERM sorting domain-containing protein — translation MKLSFSKTKLGSAVLSSSCLGAVLIGLSGASASAAQFITIRSTGTLSGTIELPSFNPNFNNSITRVDTDDTGTYYRNVSNNDVPVYNSDYLQQKLRADGSVHYFVDFKGIPIVSFDGILTSPVLSGGQLTPYSYQGKLPGTTFQGVIQDEFNLTKALYTGTVIDPETGKQYQGTFEVSGYGPRYSEANGGATPTVFDFQSDIPGSPTVTSLVMNNALLVNLRIKVPIEETSVPEPGNLIGTVLVAGLAIALKKRKNFCAEE, via the coding sequence ATGAAACTCAGTTTTTCCAAAACTAAGTTAGGTAGTGCAGTTTTAAGCAGTAGCTGTTTAGGCGCAGTTCTCATCGGTTTAAGCGGGGCAAGCGCTTCAGCTGCTCAATTTATCACAATTCGAAGCACTGGCACATTATCAGGAACAATCGAGCTTCCGAGTTTTAATCCTAATTTTAATAATAGTATTACTCGTGTTGATACGGATGACACTGGAACTTATTACCGAAATGTAAGTAATAATGATGTTCCTGTATATAACTCAGATTATTTGCAGCAAAAATTACGTGCAGATGGCAGCGTTCATTACTTCGTTGATTTTAAAGGCATTCCGATTGTTTCATTCGATGGCATCCTTACCTCGCCAGTTCTCTCTGGTGGTCAATTGACACCTTACAGTTATCAAGGAAAATTGCCTGGAACTACATTTCAAGGAGTAATTCAAGATGAGTTTAATCTGACAAAAGCCTTATACACTGGTACTGTCATCGATCCAGAAACTGGAAAACAGTATCAAGGTACTTTTGAAGTAAGTGGATATGGCCCAAGGTACAGCGAAGCTAATGGTGGCGCAACCCCCACAGTCTTTGATTTTCAGTCTGATATTCCCGGTTCACCAACGGTAACATCCTTAGTCATGAATAACGCTCTCTTGGTGAATTTAAGAATCAAAGTACCAATAGAAGAAACTTCTGTACCAGAACCTGGTAATCTAATAGGAACTG